A window of the Nibribacter ruber genome harbors these coding sequences:
- a CDS encoding GDCCVxC domain-containing (seleno)protein produces the protein MENTVILESTITCPECGHAKEEQMPTNACQYFYECENCHTVLKPLEGDCCVFCSYGTVKCPPIQQDKPCCA, from the coding sequence ATGGAGAACACAGTGATTTTAGAATCCACTATCACCTGCCCAGAGTGCGGACACGCCAAAGAGGAGCAAATGCCCACCAATGCGTGCCAGTATTTCTATGAGTGTGAGAATTGCCATACCGTTTTGAAGCCTTTGGAGGGTGACTGCTGTGTTTTCTGTAGCTACGGCACGGTGAAATGTCCCCCTATCCAACAGGACAAACCGTGTTGTGCCTAG
- a CDS encoding IS3 family transposase: MFGYSRQAYYQHIKTRQQEALQEDLLIHEVLRIRRGQKRIGARKMLAMMSPFMTAHGIQIGRDAFFKLLSERGLLVRKRRRSKPQTTFSSHWLRKYPNLAAGFVPRAAGQLWVSDITYIPLEEGFAYLSLVTDAYSRKIVGFFLSTNLAASGCIRALEMALTAWLQQDYLIHHSDRGLQYCSQGYVKLLKEKGIAISMTQSGDPLENALAERVNGILKEELLERTYPTFQEAQSAVATAISIYNHQRPHLSVDMLTPADAHGREGELRRHWKNYHTANSEKQASV; this comes from the coding sequence TTGTTTGGTTACAGCAGACAGGCGTATTACCAGCACATCAAAACAAGACAGCAGGAGGCCCTGCAGGAGGATCTGCTCATACACGAGGTGCTTCGTATCCGGCGCGGCCAAAAGCGGATAGGCGCGCGCAAGATGCTGGCGATGATGTCCCCCTTTATGACTGCCCACGGTATACAAATCGGCAGGGATGCCTTTTTTAAGCTTCTAAGTGAGCGCGGCCTACTGGTCAGGAAGCGTAGGCGTTCGAAACCCCAGACCACATTCTCCAGTCATTGGCTGCGCAAGTACCCCAATCTGGCCGCTGGTTTCGTGCCCAGGGCCGCGGGACAGCTGTGGGTCAGCGATATTACCTACATCCCGTTGGAAGAAGGCTTTGCTTACCTGAGCCTGGTCACCGACGCTTACAGCCGCAAGATCGTCGGCTTCTTTCTTAGTACCAACCTTGCCGCCTCAGGGTGTATTAGGGCTTTGGAAATGGCACTCACTGCCTGGCTACAGCAAGACTACCTCATTCACCATTCTGACAGGGGCTTGCAATACTGCAGCCAAGGGTATGTCAAGCTGCTGAAGGAAAAAGGAATTGCCATCTCCATGACACAGAGCGGCGATCCGCTGGAGAATGCATTGGCGGAACGCGTGAATGGCATCTTAAAAGAAGAGCTTCTGGAAAGGACATATCCAACATTCCAAGAAGCACAGTCGGCCGTTGCCACGGCGATAAGCATATACAATCACCAGCGTCCGCATTTAAGCGTGGACATGCTCACGCCGGCGGATGCGCACGGCAGAGAAGGGGAGCTTAGAAGGCATTGGAAGAACTATCATACTGCCAACAGTGAAAAGCAGGCATCTGTGTAA
- a CDS encoding ArsR/SmtB family transcription factor: MENIICIRQATDVPQIERCKDRVGALNDSFAHVANSLEMAGNPVRLKIMFLLSEEQGLCVCDLSDILGISVSAVSQHLRKMKDRSLVKATKEGQTIYYSLSPEYADVLRPFFQTITESEVLEAV, translated from the coding sequence ATGGAAAATATCATATGCATCCGTCAAGCGACAGATGTTCCCCAGATAGAACGCTGCAAAGACAGGGTCGGAGCCTTAAATGATTCTTTCGCCCATGTAGCCAATAGCTTGGAGATGGCAGGGAATCCTGTGAGACTGAAAATCATGTTCCTTCTTTCAGAGGAGCAGGGACTTTGCGTGTGTGACCTGAGTGACATTCTGGGAATCAGCGTCTCAGCTGTGTCACAGCACCTACGCAAAATGAAAGACCGGAGCCTTGTCAAGGCTACCAAAGAAGGGCAGACCATCTACTATTCCCTTTCACCGGAGTATGCGGACGTTCTGAGGCCGTTTTTCCAGACAATCACAGAGAGCGAAGTATTGGAAGCGGTATGA
- a CDS encoding heavy metal translocating P-type ATPase, with protein sequence MSQELTGGEDRNPTYNTAPLTGPDIPMDEERGPSAVKHADVGKNGGHDGHDHGGGESPGWKSHWALLLSLAVLVAMLTLEYGFGYVPSAPLGLAIYGAAYLLAGYKVLDLAFRKAMRLDFFNEFFLMSVATLGAFAIGSYSEGVAVMVFYSIGEWFQDAAVNRAKRSIKALLDIRPDEVSVIRNGTAMVVDPKEVQIGETIQMKSGEKVALDGELLSEKASFNTAALTGESKPDTKAKGEKVYAGMINLNTVAEVQVTSLFRDSKLSRILEMVQDATARKSQTQLFISRFAKVYTPIVFFLALAVCAVPYFIIDDYDFNVWFYRALVFLVISCPCALVVSIPLGYFGGIGLASRNGILFKGSNFLDVMTRVNAVVMDKTGTLTHGVFKVQQVVAHGLEEQELISLTAAIETQSTHPIAKAIAEFAGAQTLQVSKIEQVEEISGHGLKGMIDGKQVLAGNTKLLKKFNIPYPLEIEGIVNTIVVVAVNGQYAGYITIADEIKEDAAQAIREMHALNIQTVMLSGDKQTVVDEVATKLGIDTAFGNLLPEDKVAKVQALKDQGRHIAFVGDGVNDAPVVALADAGIAMGGLGSDATIETADVVIQNDQPSKIVSAIKVGKITRSIVWQNIILAMTVKVIVLALGAGGVATLWEAVIADVGVALLAILNAVRIQRMKV encoded by the coding sequence ATGTCACAGGAACTTACCGGCGGCGAAGACCGCAACCCAACTTATAATACAGCCCCCCTAACGGGCCCGGATATACCAATGGATGAAGAAAGGGGCCCAAGTGCGGTCAAACACGCCGATGTGGGGAAGAACGGCGGCCATGACGGCCATGACCATGGGGGCGGGGAATCCCCAGGGTGGAAAAGCCACTGGGCGCTTCTGCTGTCCCTGGCCGTACTGGTGGCTATGCTAACTTTGGAGTACGGCTTCGGCTACGTCCCATCCGCACCGCTGGGCCTTGCCATATACGGCGCCGCCTACCTGCTTGCGGGCTATAAGGTACTGGACCTCGCCTTCCGCAAGGCCATGCGCCTCGACTTCTTCAATGAGTTCTTCCTGATGAGCGTCGCCACACTCGGTGCCTTTGCCATCGGCTCCTACAGTGAGGGTGTGGCCGTCATGGTGTTCTACTCCATAGGGGAGTGGTTCCAGGACGCTGCCGTGAACCGTGCTAAGCGCAGTATAAAGGCATTGTTGGATATTCGCCCCGATGAGGTCTCTGTCATCAGGAACGGAACGGCTATGGTAGTTGACCCAAAGGAAGTACAGATTGGGGAGACCATCCAGATGAAATCCGGGGAGAAAGTGGCCCTGGACGGCGAACTGCTCTCAGAGAAGGCATCCTTCAACACCGCCGCCCTGACCGGGGAGAGCAAACCTGACACAAAGGCGAAGGGGGAGAAAGTGTACGCCGGAATGATCAACCTCAATACCGTGGCTGAGGTCCAGGTCACCTCCCTGTTTCGGGACAGCAAGCTGAGCAGGATATTGGAGATGGTCCAGGATGCGACCGCTAGGAAGTCGCAGACCCAGCTCTTCATCTCCCGTTTCGCTAAAGTCTATACACCCATCGTCTTCTTTCTGGCCTTAGCCGTATGCGCTGTGCCTTATTTCATAATAGACGACTATGACTTCAACGTCTGGTTCTACCGCGCGCTGGTCTTCCTGGTGATAAGCTGTCCCTGTGCGCTGGTAGTGTCCATTCCCCTGGGTTATTTCGGTGGGATCGGGCTGGCCTCCCGGAACGGAATCCTTTTTAAGGGATCAAACTTCCTGGATGTGATGACCAGGGTCAACGCGGTGGTGATGGACAAGACCGGCACTTTGACGCACGGCGTCTTCAAGGTGCAGCAGGTGGTGGCCCACGGGCTGGAGGAACAAGAGCTTATAAGCCTGACAGCCGCCATCGAGACGCAGTCCACCCACCCGATCGCTAAGGCCATAGCCGAATTCGCTGGGGCCCAGACCCTACAGGTGTCCAAAATTGAGCAGGTGGAGGAGATATCGGGCCACGGGCTCAAAGGCATGATCGATGGAAAGCAGGTGCTGGCCGGCAACACCAAACTATTGAAGAAATTCAACATACCCTACCCATTGGAGATCGAGGGCATCGTCAACACCATAGTGGTGGTGGCGGTGAACGGGCAGTACGCCGGGTACATCACCATTGCAGACGAGATAAAGGAGGATGCGGCTCAGGCCATTAGGGAGATGCATGCCTTGAACATCCAGACAGTGATGCTCTCGGGTGACAAACAGACGGTGGTGGACGAGGTGGCCACGAAACTGGGCATTGATACGGCGTTTGGGAACCTCCTCCCGGAGGACAAGGTAGCTAAGGTGCAGGCGTTGAAGGATCAGGGCAGGCACATTGCCTTTGTGGGTGACGGGGTGAATGACGCGCCGGTGGTGGCCCTGGCTGATGCCGGGATCGCCATGGGAGGCCTGGGCAGCGATGCCACCATAGAGACCGCTGATGTGGTGATCCAGAACGATCAGCCGTCCAAGATCGTGTCCGCCATAAAGGTGGGGAAGATAACCCGCAGTATCGTCTGGCAGAACATCATTTTGGCGATGACTGTCAAGGTAATCGTGCTGGCCTTGGGTGCCGGGGGGGTGGCCACCCTGTGGGAGGCGGTCATCGCCGATGTGGGCGTCGCCCTGCTGGCCATCTTGAATGCGGTGCGGATACAGCGCATGAAAGTATAG
- the merTP gene encoding mercuric transport protein MerTP: MKTENKLAGTGLVAALAASMCCITPLLALVAGTGGLASSLAWVAPLRPWLIALTLAVLAFAWYQKFKPQPQIDCNCEPEKPRFMQSKTFLTLVTAFALLMLTFPNYANVFSPESVKQNSPVKSQGKPKAKTVAEFTITGMTCAACEGHVAGEVNKLQGIVGLQVSYANSNAVVEFDKTKTSVEQVEKAIKATGYKVTEVKVKK; encoded by the coding sequence ATGAAGACGGAGAATAAACTGGCAGGAACAGGCCTAGTGGCGGCCCTTGCGGCCTCTATGTGCTGTATCACGCCTCTTCTGGCGCTGGTGGCCGGAACAGGCGGCCTGGCCTCGTCCTTGGCTTGGGTTGCGCCCTTGCGGCCTTGGCTCATTGCCCTTACGTTGGCGGTACTGGCATTTGCTTGGTACCAGAAATTCAAGCCGCAGCCCCAGATTGATTGTAATTGTGAACCAGAAAAACCCAGATTTATGCAAAGCAAAACCTTCCTTACCCTAGTGACCGCGTTCGCGCTCCTAATGCTCACTTTCCCCAACTATGCCAACGTGTTCTCTCCAGAATCCGTGAAGCAGAACAGCCCCGTGAAGTCACAGGGGAAGCCAAAGGCCAAAACAGTGGCAGAGTTCACCATCACGGGCATGACTTGTGCCGCATGTGAGGGTCATGTTGCCGGAGAGGTGAACAAGTTGCAGGGCATCGTGGGCTTACAGGTTTCCTACGCCAACTCCAATGCCGTGGTGGAGTTTGACAAAACCAAAACCTCTGTTGAACAAGTAGAGAAAGCCATAAAGGCAACCGGTTACAAGGTCACAGAAGTGAAGGTTAAGAAATAA
- a CDS encoding helix-turn-helix domain-containing protein, translating into MDGINTKIKAARKARGLTQEAVAEELGMTKGNLSRMEKGDVAFSPERIETLARLFGMTVEELATFETLEEKVNREDRHSALSEQLRNREAQIGRMQRETERFLLELLSQMVREDEAQGHPQPGHRLFELPGIGRLLNGENTTPDFALLEPYREHELFKAQAIFGRLHPSAKKK; encoded by the coding sequence ATGGACGGAATCAATACAAAGATCAAGGCCGCGCGCAAGGCGCGGGGCCTGACCCAGGAGGCCGTGGCCGAGGAGCTGGGCATGACCAAGGGCAACCTGAGCCGGATGGAGAAGGGGGACGTCGCCTTCTCCCCGGAAAGGATAGAGACCCTGGCGAGGCTATTCGGGATGACCGTGGAGGAGCTGGCCACCTTCGAGACCCTGGAGGAGAAGGTGAACCGGGAGGACCGCCACAGCGCCCTCTCCGAGCAGCTAAGGAACCGGGAGGCGCAGATAGGGAGGATGCAGCGGGAGACCGAGCGCTTCCTGCTCGAGCTGCTCTCCCAGATGGTGCGGGAGGACGAGGCGCAGGGCCACCCGCAGCCGGGCCACCGGCTCTTCGAGCTGCCGGGCATCGGGCGCCTGCTCAACGGCGAGAACACCACCCCGGACTTCGCCCTGCTGGAACCCTACCGGGAGCACGAGCTCTTCAAGGCGCAGGCCATCTTCGGCAGGCTCCACCCATCCGCCAAGAAGAAATAA
- a CDS encoding ATP-binding protein, protein MKRLFEARPDLRIGKIIEVNGSAIRIELDVKITELTRSVDGKVYPVGQIGSIIKVHFGRKILFAYVRMLRMRSDIIAEEGSTAISTDDDTRVLEADLFGQGLWSLKDSRLSFSRGVETYPLPLQSAFLCLNGELEAVFQAAEQSSNKDTASPLVPIGHYIGGNNAVCRANIDKLFGHHCAILGSTGSGKSGTVASILHSVLEHTHGDKAVNPKIVIIDPHGEYAAAFGDKARVYRAYNDVGNGDGNAKLLKLPYWLMSSDELRSLFIGKTEFEATAQNNIVYQALTYARMLHCGLVQNVGEDPMGEAADNIPAVGVEANQILNFDRDKPIPFLLSEFVKHIDKIQGRKALTLQNLAASSGRDKIESILKKLKVLRSNPQLSFILDEYAPDDASLDSILAQFVGGEDGKNLRIIDISGLPNEVAGTLTALISRLLFQYKLWQTREERKSDPLLFVCEEAHRYVPNYGEAQYKEAQEAVRRIAKEGRKYGLGLMLVSQRPSDVESTVLSQCNSWLILRLTNSNDQEHVAKFLPDSLLGLTKMLSSLTRREAIFVGEAAALPSRIRINNLTKEKLPDSHDISFVEGWLNKDNSTESLKGITERWVRQIEIRSMEKTPSA, encoded by the coding sequence ATGAAAAGGCTATTTGAAGCAAGACCGGACCTTCGCATCGGGAAGATAATCGAGGTCAACGGTAGCGCGATACGGATTGAACTTGATGTAAAGATAACGGAGCTAACCCGCTCTGTGGATGGTAAGGTTTACCCGGTTGGGCAGATTGGGAGCATTATAAAAGTACATTTTGGCCGTAAGATCCTGTTCGCTTATGTAAGAATGCTTCGTATGCGCTCAGACATAATTGCTGAGGAAGGCAGTACTGCGATATCCACAGATGACGATACTAGGGTGCTTGAGGCAGATCTTTTCGGACAGGGCCTATGGAGTCTTAAAGATTCTCGTCTTTCCTTCTCAAGAGGAGTGGAAACCTATCCTCTCCCTCTGCAGAGCGCCTTCTTATGCCTTAACGGGGAGCTTGAAGCTGTCTTTCAGGCTGCAGAGCAGTCTTCAAATAAAGACACTGCGAGCCCACTGGTACCAATCGGGCATTACATCGGGGGGAATAACGCCGTTTGTAGAGCAAACATTGATAAGCTTTTCGGCCATCACTGCGCCATCCTTGGTTCTACAGGATCGGGAAAATCAGGAACGGTTGCCTCTATTCTTCATTCGGTACTGGAACACACACATGGGGATAAGGCTGTGAACCCCAAAATCGTAATTATTGACCCACATGGTGAGTACGCTGCAGCCTTTGGTGATAAGGCAAGGGTTTACAGGGCCTATAACGATGTAGGAAATGGAGACGGAAATGCGAAACTGCTTAAGCTTCCATACTGGCTGATGTCAAGTGACGAGCTCAGGTCGCTATTCATTGGGAAAACTGAATTCGAAGCCACTGCACAAAACAACATTGTCTACCAAGCACTCACTTATGCGAGGATGCTGCATTGTGGCTTGGTACAAAACGTTGGGGAAGATCCAATGGGTGAGGCGGCAGATAATATTCCTGCCGTTGGAGTTGAAGCGAATCAAATCCTGAACTTCGACAGGGATAAACCTATCCCGTTCCTTTTGTCTGAGTTCGTAAAGCACATCGATAAAATTCAAGGCCGAAAAGCTCTTACACTTCAGAACCTTGCTGCCAGCTCAGGAAGAGATAAAATTGAGAGTATTCTGAAAAAACTTAAGGTCTTAAGGTCAAACCCCCAGCTATCTTTCATTTTGGACGAATATGCTCCGGATGATGCTTCATTGGATTCCATCCTGGCTCAGTTTGTTGGTGGGGAGGATGGCAAGAACCTTCGTATTATTGATATTTCTGGCTTGCCGAATGAAGTGGCAGGCACCCTTACCGCATTGATTTCTAGGTTACTATTCCAGTATAAGCTTTGGCAGACAAGAGAGGAAAGAAAGTCGGATCCATTACTCTTTGTGTGCGAGGAGGCTCACCGCTATGTGCCTAATTATGGGGAAGCCCAGTATAAAGAGGCCCAAGAAGCAGTGAGAAGGATTGCAAAAGAGGGGAGGAAGTATGGCCTAGGTTTGATGCTGGTCTCGCAGCGGCCTTCAGATGTGGAGTCCACGGTTCTTTCTCAGTGCAACTCATGGCTGATCCTGCGCTTGACTAATTCAAATGACCAGGAGCACGTGGCGAAGTTTCTCCCTGACAGCCTACTTGGCTTGACAAAGATGCTCTCCTCATTAACAAGAAGGGAGGCCATATTTGTGGGAGAGGCCGCAGCCTTGCCGAGCCGCATAAGGATCAACAACCTTACAAAAGAAAAACTACCCGATTCCCATGATATTAGTTTTGTGGAGGGGTGGCTCAATAAAGATAATAGCACTGAATCGTTGAAAGGAATTACTGAAAGATGGGTAAGGCAAATTGAAATAAGAAGTATGGAAAAAACACCTTCAGCTTGA
- a CDS encoding transposase has product MKDKALKERIVAEYLTSGLSYREVADRCGVDHRSLHRWVKEYQGRMKKPSKYRRARLLRELPTDRLPNNVETLQSELRKARLYNQALQEAILIAEEELGVPILKKSGTKQS; this is encoded by the coding sequence ATGAAGGACAAAGCATTAAAAGAACGTATTGTAGCTGAGTACCTGACCTCCGGGCTGAGCTACCGGGAAGTGGCCGACCGATGTGGGGTTGATCACCGAAGCCTGCACCGCTGGGTAAAAGAATACCAAGGGCGCATGAAGAAACCATCCAAATACAGAAGAGCCAGGCTACTGCGGGAGTTGCCCACGGACAGGCTGCCTAACAATGTCGAGACCCTTCAGTCGGAGCTACGCAAGGCCCGGCTCTACAACCAGGCGCTGCAGGAGGCGATCCTCATCGCCGAGGAGGAGCTTGGGGTTCCCATTCTAAAAAAGTCTGGCACCAAGCAATCCTGA
- a CDS encoding SIR2 family protein yields MSNDYKKIEPEKYRMQDFEILVEELKKHLDSPRQNWLLGAGISFKSNIPLMFPLTYRVEEIIENDGTEKGKEIYHTLTADLDEDCHIEHYLSHLGDLIALSERSKDKAAIICDKKFSSEELREMHRTIVAAIGQTVRFGYSKDTDALIGTPEKPIVEIAHHLDFVRALFKNRANLESRSRLSFFTTNYDTLLEDALAIERKVVIDGFSGGAVGFWNPNQEFKRVEDKQLMCGVYKLHGSIDWHCDKEHGLVRVRYGTKYLPDMSDIMIYPQATKYVETQKDPFAFLFERFRRSLNSTQDNVLVTCGYSFGDDHINSEIESALRIRGNRTTLLAFSEEAPKEGIVINRTLDRWLKDEEFGSRIYVAGKDGIYHHSTAPAKAGTSEQLLWWTFNGMTNFLATGEYEKAI; encoded by the coding sequence ATGTCAAATGACTATAAGAAGATTGAACCCGAAAAATATAGAATGCAAGATTTCGAGATACTGGTAGAGGAACTGAAAAAGCACCTTGACTCTCCAAGACAGAATTGGCTATTAGGAGCTGGTATTAGCTTCAAGTCAAACATACCCTTGATGTTCCCCCTAACTTACAGGGTTGAAGAAATCATAGAGAATGATGGAACAGAAAAGGGTAAAGAGATTTATCATACATTAACCGCCGATCTTGATGAGGATTGCCACATCGAACATTATCTAAGCCATCTTGGTGACTTGATCGCCCTTTCTGAGCGTTCAAAAGATAAAGCCGCCATCATCTGCGATAAAAAGTTCTCCTCTGAGGAGCTTCGTGAAATGCACCGGACAATTGTTGCGGCTATAGGTCAAACGGTGCGTTTCGGATACTCTAAGGATACGGATGCACTCATAGGCACACCAGAAAAGCCAATCGTCGAAATCGCCCATCACCTTGATTTCGTAAGAGCCCTATTTAAGAACCGGGCCAATTTAGAAAGTAGGTCAAGGCTGTCATTTTTTACAACCAATTATGACACGCTTTTGGAGGATGCCTTGGCAATAGAAAGGAAAGTTGTGATCGACGGTTTCTCAGGAGGTGCAGTGGGGTTTTGGAATCCCAACCAGGAGTTCAAGAGGGTCGAAGATAAGCAACTTATGTGCGGAGTTTACAAGCTGCATGGGTCAATTGATTGGCATTGTGATAAGGAGCATGGCCTGGTTAGGGTGCGGTACGGCACAAAGTATCTACCTGATATGTCTGACATAATGATCTACCCTCAGGCTACCAAGTATGTGGAGACCCAGAAGGATCCATTCGCGTTTCTCTTTGAGCGGTTCAGGAGGTCATTGAATTCCACCCAAGACAATGTCCTTGTAACCTGCGGCTATAGTTTTGGTGATGACCACATTAATTCAGAAATAGAATCCGCGCTGAGGATTAGGGGCAACAGGACTACATTGCTGGCTTTTTCTGAAGAGGCTCCCAAAGAGGGCATAGTCATCAATAGGACGCTTGACCGCTGGCTCAAAGATGAAGAGTTCGGTAGCCGAATCTATGTAGCTGGAAAGGATGGAATATACCATCACTCAACGGCACCCGCCAAGGCTGGAACTTCAGAACAACTCTTATGGTGGACCTTTAATGGAATGACCAATTTCTTAGCAACTGGAGAATATGAAAAGGCTATTTGA
- a CDS encoding bleomycin resistance protein — MKMKKSIPALPVRNIGESVKFYSEKLGFEARHKEDGFAILVRDEVELHLWKSGDESWRSKGASLSILPICSGAESFLAGTASCRIEVQGIDELFMEYKAQGVVYDAATVVVEQPWGDREFPALDHHRNLLTFYEVMP; from the coding sequence ATGAAGATGAAAAAATCCATTCCTGCGCTTCCCGTCAGGAATATTGGGGAATCAGTTAAATTCTATTCGGAAAAGCTTGGCTTTGAGGCACGCCACAAGGAAGACGGGTTCGCCATCTTAGTCCGTGACGAGGTGGAACTTCACCTATGGAAATCAGGGGATGAGAGTTGGCGCTCAAAAGGTGCGTCCTTGTCAATTCTTCCTATCTGCAGTGGTGCCGAAAGCTTTTTGGCTGGTACAGCCAGTTGCAGGATAGAGGTGCAGGGCATTGATGAACTGTTCATGGAATACAAGGCGCAAGGCGTTGTCTATGACGCGGCCACAGTGGTGGTAGAGCAGCCTTGGGGGGACAGGGAGTTTCCGGCCTTAGACCATCACCGCAACCTGCTTACCTTTTATGAGGTTATGCCATAG